DNA from Paraburkholderia sp. PGU19:
CGCGAAGATGCACGGCATCGCCCAAAGCTCGGACCGTATTGCGGAGATCATCACGGTGATCGACGGGATCGCGTTCCAGACCAACATTCTCGCGTTGAACGCGGCCGTCGAAGCGGCGCGCGCGGGAGAGCAGGGACGCGGCTTTGCTGTTGTCGCGGGTGAGGTGCGCGGTCTCGCGCAGCGCAGCGCGCAGTCGGCGAAGGAGATCAAGCAACTGATCAGCGAGTCGGTCGCGGAGATTCAGGGCGGATCGGTGCTGGTCGAACGCGCGGGGGAGGCGATGCGCAATGTGTCGGAGTCGATCTCGCGTGTCACGCAGATGATGGCTGAGATTAGCGCTTCATCGCTCGAGCAGAGCACGGGTATCGAGCAGGTCAATCAGGCCGTCGTGCAGATGGATGAGATGACGCAGCAGAACGCGGCGCTCGTTGAGGAGGCTGCGGCTGCGGCTTCTTCGTTGCATCAGCAGACGCGGCAGATGAAGGATGCTGTGGCTGCGTTTGAGATTTCTGATGTGGTTTTGATTTCGCATCGCACGCGGGGGGGATTGGCGCCGGTGCTCGGCGGGCATGTTGTTGTTTGAACGCACGCGTTCGGGTTTTTTGGGGGGGCTTTGCGTTGGGCCACGCGTTAGCGGTTTTCGTGGCGCGTTCGGTTTGGTTTGCTCGTGTTGTCGCTGGCATCCGCGATTTGTTAGCGTGCTTCAGGCGTCGCCCCTGTGCGGGGCGGCGCCTACTTTTCTTTGCCGCCGCCAAAGAAAAGTAGGCAAAAGAAAGCGGCTCACACCGCCAGTTCTTGTGTTTGCCTGAGGGCCCCCAACCGGTCTTACGCCTCACACGGCAATCACGTGACCCATGCTCGTTGCCAGCGCTCTAAATGTACGCCTCACCCGCTTCACGCACCCGCGCCGCATCATGCCGTGCCAGCTATTCCACCGCCGCCCAGGTGGCAAACTGTGTGTAGGCCGTAGCACTCGAAACGCCTCACTCCGGACCGATAGCGCCCGCGTTCCACCCTGTAAGAGCGCTACCCTATACGACGCGACAACCTACACACAGTTTGCCACCTGGGCGGCACAAACCGTTCGCTGCCGCCGGCAAATGTGCGGGTGTGTGAAGCGGGTGAGGCGCACATTTAGAGCGTTGGCAACACGCGCGAACAAAGACGTTGCCGTGCGAAGCATAAGACCCGTTGGGGGCCCTCAGGCAAACACAAGAACTGGCGGTGTGAGCCGCTTTCTTTTGCCTACTTTTCTTTGCGGCGGCAAAGAAAAGTAGGTGCCGCCCCGCACAGGGGCGACGCCTGAAGCGCGAAGGCAAAACGCGGATGCCAGCGACAACACGAGCAAACCAAACCGAACGCGCCGCAAAGGCAAACCGCGGATGCCAGCGTAAAGTCCAAAACACCTAACGGCAACGCCCGCACCGCGAAGACGACGCACTCAACAAAACATCAAACCTCGGGCAACGCCAGATAAGCAGTAGCAAGATGATACGGCGTCGTCGAAGGCATCTCCGCCCGCGAGACCTCACCCGTTTGCGTCCTGCATTCAACCCAGCCACGCGCATTCAAAAACCGCGGCTGGAACCGCCCAATCTGCTGCGGCAACACTGCCCGCACCTCGGCATCATCATGCACAGCAAGCGCACGCAGATACTCCGTCTGCGCCCAGATCCGCTGAGTTGAATCCTCGACCCCACCCGCTTCATCGAGCGCCGCATGCACGCCGCCCGTCGCCGCATCGACGCCCCTTTCGTGCGCGAACAGAAACGCCCGCGCGAGCGCCTCGCGCAAACCCGACCCGGCGAGCAGATCGCCCGCCTGCCTCACGAGCCAGAACCATTCGAACTGATGCCCCGGCTCTAGCCGGTTATCCGCACTGCCCAAGGGCAATTCAGCGATACACCCCGTCGGCTGATGCACGAAAGTACGCGCAATGGCGTCACCGAGCCTGGCGAGCGCCGTATCGAACGCGGCGTCCTGAGTCGCGGCGCGCGCCGCGAGCCATGCCTCCGTCAGATGCATCAGCGGGTTTTGCAACGGCATGCCGTCCGTGCCCGAGAAGCCGGCATCGAGCGCAGCGTGTAGCAGGCCATCACGGGCAGCGAAGCGGTCCTCGATCAGCGACGACGCGCGATGCACGATGTCCAGTGCATCGCGGTTGCCCGAACGCGCGCCGTATTCGGCGCATGCGAACACAACGAACGCGTGGGTGTACAGGTCTTTGGTGGTGTCGAGC
Protein-coding regions in this window:
- a CDS encoding AGE family epimerase/isomerase gives rise to the protein MNATASTPELAAALREHFARVILPIWRGPGFNAALGLPYEAVATDGRTPLPVTRYRAMACARQLFVFALAGEMEHAQRLFESLTRIFQDSTHGGWFYSVDAQGVPLDTTKDLYTHAFVVFACAEYGARSGNRDALDIVHRASSLIEDRFAARDGLLHAALDAGFSGTDGMPLQNPLMHLTEAWLAARAATQDAAFDTALARLGDAIARTFVHQPTGCIAELPLGSADNRLEPGHQFEWFWLVRQAGDLLAGSGLREALARAFLFAHERGVDAATGGVHAALDEAGGVEDSTQRIWAQTEYLRALAVHDDAEVRAVLPQQIGRFQPRFLNARGWVECRTQTGEVSRAEMPSTTPYHLATAYLALPEV